From Natronorubrum halophilum, a single genomic window includes:
- a CDS encoding MaoC/PaaZ C-terminal domain-containing protein yields MSTSVPEAGEEYTYERTFSVAEVREFGELSGDQQAIHTEPNEDGELVVQGLLTASLPTKIGGDLSYLARRMELEFVRPVYTGERITCTLRNESVNEGDDRYVIESSVVCTNDDRKIVLKGEIAGLIWKE; encoded by the coding sequence ATGTCGACATCAGTTCCCGAAGCAGGCGAGGAGTACACGTACGAACGGACGTTCTCGGTCGCGGAGGTTCGCGAGTTCGGCGAACTCTCCGGCGATCAGCAAGCGATTCACACGGAGCCCAACGAGGACGGCGAACTGGTAGTTCAGGGCCTTCTCACCGCGAGTCTCCCGACGAAGATCGGCGGCGACCTCAGCTATCTGGCGCGGCGGATGGAACTCGAGTTCGTCCGGCCGGTGTACACCGGCGAGCGGATCACCTGCACCCTGCGAAACGAGTCGGTGAACGAGGGCGACGATCGCTACGTAATCGAGAGCAGCGTCGTCTGTACGAACGACGACAGAAAGATCGTTCTCAAGGGCGAGATAGCAGGACTGATCTGGAAGGAGTGA
- a CDS encoding acyl-CoA synthetase has protein sequence MGVNYDTIVEEFEWDIPDSYTVTSTIEDHASSFGDRVALYFLNEDGHREERTYADLRDEMNRFANGLEELGVGKGDRVMHLLPRHPDVFAIQLGALATGSLLVPCSAMLRAKDIEFRSNDCTATTIVVHESLIDMVEPVLEETPLERVIVLDGDEADLDDERWTTFRSVIDDRSTEYDGPDLSASDPMSINYTSGTTGQPKPVLHKHRWQYCFNRINGPYWWGVDEDTDLEDELLWATTGTGWAKWFWSPVGVGLTTGATQLIYDGDFEPDTFLEILADEGVTKLCAVPTQYRMFANADLESYDVRLNDTLSAGEPLNREPIERIQDAWGVTPRDGYGQTETVALVTNYPGIDVKIGSMGKPTPGVGATIIEMDAEDEVEPGEIGEIAVPVDSPAIFDSYYEKPDLDEQKLSGEYYRTGDLASRDEDGYFFFEGRADDIIISAGYRIGPFEVEDALISHDAVAEAAAVDSPHEERGSVVKTYVILSDGYEGDEDLKAELQDFMKEETAPYKYPRRIEFVSELPKTSSGKIRRIELRQQEQEKYS, from the coding sequence GTTCGAATGGGATATTCCGGACTCGTATACGGTGACGTCGACCATCGAAGACCACGCGTCGTCGTTCGGCGACCGAGTGGCACTTTACTTTCTGAACGAAGACGGTCATCGAGAGGAACGAACCTACGCCGACCTCCGCGACGAGATGAACCGATTCGCGAACGGTCTCGAGGAACTCGGCGTCGGCAAAGGGGACCGCGTGATGCATCTGTTACCTCGGCATCCGGACGTGTTCGCGATTCAACTCGGGGCGCTCGCGACTGGATCGCTACTGGTCCCCTGTTCGGCGATGCTGCGAGCGAAGGATATCGAGTTCCGCTCGAACGACTGTACCGCCACGACGATCGTCGTCCACGAGTCGCTGATCGACATGGTCGAGCCGGTTCTCGAGGAGACGCCCCTCGAGCGCGTAATCGTGCTCGACGGCGACGAAGCCGACCTCGACGACGAACGGTGGACGACGTTCCGGTCGGTCATCGACGATCGGTCGACCGAGTACGACGGCCCCGACCTCTCGGCTTCGGACCCGATGTCTATCAACTACACCAGCGGGACGACCGGCCAGCCGAAACCCGTTTTGCACAAACACCGCTGGCAGTACTGCTTCAACCGGATCAACGGCCCCTACTGGTGGGGCGTCGACGAGGACACCGATCTCGAGGACGAACTGCTCTGGGCGACGACCGGAACCGGCTGGGCCAAGTGGTTCTGGAGCCCGGTCGGCGTCGGCCTCACCACCGGCGCGACCCAGCTTATCTACGACGGCGACTTCGAACCCGACACCTTCCTCGAGATCCTCGCGGACGAAGGCGTCACCAAGCTCTGTGCCGTTCCCACCCAGTACCGGATGTTCGCCAACGCCGACCTCGAGTCGTACGACGTCAGGTTGAACGACACGCTCTCGGCGGGCGAACCGCTCAACCGCGAACCGATCGAGCGTATCCAGGACGCCTGGGGCGTGACTCCGCGCGACGGCTACGGGCAGACCGAGACGGTCGCCCTCGTGACGAACTATCCGGGAATCGACGTCAAGATCGGAAGCATGGGGAAACCGACCCCCGGCGTCGGCGCGACGATCATCGAGATGGACGCGGAAGACGAGGTCGAACCCGGCGAGATCGGCGAGATCGCGGTGCCCGTCGACTCTCCCGCGATCTTCGACAGCTACTACGAGAAACCGGACCTCGACGAACAGAAACTGTCCGGGGAGTACTACCGGACCGGGGATCTGGCCTCCCGGGACGAGGACGGCTACTTCTTCTTCGAGGGCCGCGCCGACGACATCATCATCTCAGCGGGCTACCGCATCGGCCCCTTCGAGGTCGAAGACGCGCTCATCAGTCACGACGCCGTCGCCGAAGCAGCCGCGGTTGACAGCCCGCACGAGGAACGGGGGAGCGTCGTCAAGACCTACGTGATCCTCTCCGATGGCTACGAGGGAGACGAGGACCTCAAGGCCGAACTCCAGGACTTCATGAAAGAGGAGACGGCCCCCTACAAGTACCCGCGTCGCATCGAGTTCGTCTCCGAACTTCCCAAGACCTCGAGCGGAAAGATCCGCCGGATCGAACTCCGCCAGCAGGAACAGGAGAAGTACAGCTAA